One Brienomyrus brachyistius isolate T26 chromosome 24, BBRACH_0.4, whole genome shotgun sequence DNA segment encodes these proteins:
- the LOC125719975 gene encoding POU domain, class 4, transcription factor 3-like, producing the protein MITMNGKQHFSMHPVLQEPKYSTIHSNSEAMRRVCLSTPQLQGNLFGGFDESLLNRPEALAAVDIVSHGKNHPFKPDVTYHTMSRVPCTSTPSTVPISHPSTLTSTHHHLHQSLDGDLLDHISSTLAVNGMGGQEPTVMSSHAHQHHLQTMGHLHQSMGHPHTLSAHGGMPSFSDVQSDPRELESFAERFKQRRIKLGVTQADVGSALANLKIPGVGSLSQSTICRFESLTLSHNNMIALKPVLQAWLEEAETAYREKNSKPELFNCNERKRKRTSIAAPEKRSLEAYFAIQPRPSSEKIAAIAEKLDLKKNVVRVWFCNQRQKQKRMKYSAVH; encoded by the exons ATGATCACTATGAACGGCAAGCAGCATTTCTCCATGCACCCGGTGCTACAGGAGCCCAAGTACTCCACCATTCACTCGAATTCGGAAGCAATGCGTAGGGTGTGTCTTTCCACTCCACAG CTGCAGGGCAATTTATTTGGTGGTTTCGATGAGAGTCTGCTGAACCGCCCCGAAGCGCTGGCGGCCGTTGACATAGTATCCCACGGCAAGAACCATCCGTTCAAGCCAGACGTGACCTACCACACCATGAGCCGTGTACCCTGTACATCCACACCCTCCACGGTACcgatatcccatccatccacactGACCTCAACACATCACCACCTCCATCAAAGTTTGGACGGGGATCTTCTGGACCACATCTCCTCGACCCTAGCTGTCAACGGAATGGGGGGCCAGGAGCCTACCGTTATGTCATCACACGCCCATCAACATCATCTCCAAACCATGGGTCACCTACACCAGAGCATGGGGCACCCACACACCCTGTCAGCGCACGGTGGGATGCCCAGCTTTAGCGATGTGCAATCCGATCCCCGTGAACTAGAATCGTTTGCCGAAAGGTTTAAGCAGAGGAGGATAAAGCTTGGGGTCACACAGGCAGACGTCGGCTCGGCCCTTGCAAACCTGAAGATACCCGGAGTCGGGTCGCTTAGCCAGAGCACAATATGCAGATTCGAGTCTTTAACACTCAGTCACAATAACATGATCGCCCTGAAACCAGTCCTCCAAGCGTGGCTGGAGGAGGCCGAAACTGCATATCGGGAGAAGAACAGCAAGCCAGAACTTTTTAATTGCAACGAGCGGAAACGAAAACGCACCTCAATAGCCGCGCCGGAAAAGCGCTCCTTGGAAGCGTATTTCGCAATCCAGCCTCGGCCTTCTTCGGAAAAAATCGCGGCAATCGCCGAGAAGCTGGATTTGAAAAAGAATGTCGTTCGTGTTTGGTTTTGTAACCAAAGGCAGAAACAAAAAAGAATGAAATATTCAGCGGTCCATTAA